The following are encoded in a window of Ruminiclostridium herbifermentans genomic DNA:
- the loaP gene encoding antiterminator LoaP — MYWYVLFVHTGREFRVEQLIKKRLDSEKFRPFVPLHEKIIKISGIVKKEVSPLFPSYVFIESEVPSQEFIEKVSPLIHNSLDIVHLLKYSDSEIAIREAERKKLLSLYNDNYCIESSKAIIEGDKIYITDGPLIGQESIIKRVDRHKRRAWIEIDLMGDTKLINVAIEIVKKSSQEISLAYK, encoded by the coding sequence ATGTATTGGTATGTACTTTTTGTCCATACAGGCCGAGAATTTAGAGTAGAGCAGTTGATTAAAAAGCGGTTAGATTCTGAAAAGTTTAGGCCATTTGTACCATTACATGAGAAGATAATTAAAATATCAGGAATTGTTAAAAAAGAAGTATCTCCGTTATTCCCTAGCTATGTTTTTATTGAATCTGAAGTACCAAGCCAAGAATTTATAGAAAAAGTAAGTCCATTAATACATAATTCACTTGATATAGTTCATTTATTGAAATATTCAGATTCAGAGATTGCTATTAGGGAAGCTGAAAGGAAAAAATTATTAAGTCTATATAATGATAATTATTGTATTGAATCATCAAAGGCTATTATAGAAGGGGATAAAATATATATAACCGACGGACCTCTTATAGGACAGGAGAGTATAATAAAAAGGGTGGATAGGCATAAAAGGCGAGCCTGGATTGAGATAGATTTGATGGGTGATACAAAGTTAATAAATGTTGCTATTGAAATTGTTAAGAAAAGCAGTCAAGAGATTTCGTTGGCATATAAGTAA
- a CDS encoding LytTR family DNA-binding domain-containing protein, whose translation MNDIKKVRTNKKIEAIIINKDSLGVEKLSNILEKYEELEVAGIINPIKQCEPCHAFRRVSISYGKNFVILDPSDIFYLAAKDRKVSVVTKTERYLSSYSLNYWEGKLKNLFFFRCHNSYLVNMEKIKEVMPFFDNTCFITFEGLTDKVSVSRSRIKEFRKFLGI comes from the coding sequence ATGAATGATATTAAAAAAGTAAGGACAAATAAGAAAATAGAAGCAATTATCATAAACAAGGATAGCCTAGGAGTGGAAAAGCTTTCTAATATTTTAGAAAAATATGAAGAATTAGAGGTCGCGGGTATAATTAATCCTATTAAACAATGTGAACCATGCCATGCTTTTAGAAGAGTGTCAATATCATATGGAAAGAACTTTGTTATATTAGACCCATCAGACATTTTTTATTTAGCAGCTAAAGATAGAAAAGTATCTGTTGTTACAAAAACAGAGAGATATCTGAGCAGCTATTCTTTAAATTACTGGGAGGGAAAGCTTAAGAATTTGTTTTTCTTTAGATGTCATAACAGCTATTTGGTTAACATGGAAAAAATAAAGGAGGTAATGCCATTCTTCGACAATACATGCTTTATTACTTTCGAAGGATTAACGGATAAGGTGTCTGTAAGTAGAAGCCGCATCAAGGAGTTTCGTAAATTTTTAGGAATATAA
- a CDS encoding DUF6431 domain-containing protein: MIILSNYELDPISAQLFYVRGKEYVSCPSCGYGLRVVGSRKRKYINKDGDKITLVIRRLKCSNCKRIHHELPDILIPYKRYESCNIENVLTDLKNSTVAAEESTFYRWKKWYEYLSIRILNYFVSILSRLGKKYIIFVNINLMTYLKKYPKWLSRIVTQLVNFNLW; the protein is encoded by the coding sequence ATGATTATTTTATCAAACTATGAACTAGACCCAATTTCAGCTCAACTCTTTTATGTCAGAGGAAAAGAATATGTATCTTGTCCAAGCTGCGGATACGGACTCAGAGTAGTTGGTAGTCGTAAGAGAAAATACATTAACAAAGATGGAGATAAAATTACTTTAGTTATTAGAAGACTCAAGTGCAGTAACTGTAAAAGAATACATCACGAATTACCTGATATTTTAATACCGTATAAGCGCTATGAAAGTTGTAATATAGAAAATGTTCTTACAGATTTGAAGAACAGTACAGTTGCAGCAGAAGAATCAACTTTCTATCGTTGGAAGAAATGGTATGAATATTTATCTATTAGAATACTAAATTATTTTGTGTCAATTTTATCAAGATTAGGAAAGAAATATATTATATTTGTTAACATAAATCTAATGACATATCTTAAGAAATATCCCAAGTGGTTATCTAGAATTGTTACTCAATTAGTAAATTTTAATCTTTGGTGA
- a CDS encoding electron transfer flavoprotein subunit alpha/FixB family protein, which yields MSLNNYKDVFVFIEYHNGVINEDTYRLLSVGKELAIASKERLCAVVIHNNLKDEDAHSLIKYGSDIVYVLENNLSLFQEDLLVDMLTDFCKDYRPNVFLFTGSLLGKSIAPQISYNLKTGLTADCTDLKMDSNDVKILIQKRPAFEGNLYAEIKCQNTRPQMATVKRGIAKEQKRDEKRIGDIIRLRREGTDKSLLRIIDVLNTENLNCNSIEKSSIVIGIGRGVKEKKVYLIIKELAKLLNAEIGFTRPASENDWADKNNLIGQTGISLNCNVYLAFGISGALQHVSGILNCNTIIAVNNDKNAGIFNYATYGIVGDNESVAKNLISIIKKLTNRYGHFCC from the coding sequence ATGAGTTTAAATAATTATAAGGATGTTTTTGTATTTATAGAATACCATAATGGCGTGATAAATGAAGATACATATAGGCTTCTAAGTGTTGGAAAAGAATTGGCAATAGCGTCTAAAGAACGACTATGTGCAGTTGTTATACACAATAACCTTAAAGATGAGGATGCACACAGTTTAATTAAATATGGTAGTGACATCGTATATGTTCTTGAGAATAACTTGAGTTTGTTTCAAGAAGATCTACTTGTAGATATGTTAACGGATTTCTGCAAGGATTATAGGCCTAATGTTTTTTTATTTACCGGAAGTTTATTGGGAAAATCAATTGCACCTCAGATTTCTTATAATTTGAAGACTGGCCTTACAGCCGATTGTACGGATTTAAAAATGGATAGTAACGATGTAAAAATACTAATTCAAAAGAGACCTGCTTTCGAAGGAAACCTATATGCAGAAATTAAATGTCAGAATACAAGACCTCAGATGGCAACTGTTAAAAGGGGCATAGCAAAAGAACAAAAAAGGGATGAAAAAAGAATTGGCGATATTATCAGGTTAAGAAGAGAAGGAACTGATAAGTCTTTACTAAGGATTATTGATGTTTTGAATACAGAAAACCTAAATTGTAATTCTATAGAAAAATCAAGTATAGTTATAGGTATTGGAAGAGGTGTAAAAGAGAAGAAGGTATATCTTATTATAAAGGAACTTGCAAAACTGCTAAATGCTGAAATAGGATTTACGAGGCCTGCATCGGAAAACGATTGGGCTGATAAAAACAATTTAATCGGACAAACTGGGATAAGCCTGAACTGTAATGTATATTTGGCTTTCGGAATATCTGGAGCGCTTCAGCATGTTTCTGGGATACTGAATTGCAACACTATAATAGCAGTTAATAATGATAAAAATGCGGGAATATTTAATTATGCAACTTATGGTATTGTTGGAGATAATGAAAGTGTTGCTAAGAATTTAATAAGCATTATAAAAAAACTAACTAATAGATATGGGCATTTCTGCTGTTGA
- a CDS encoding electron transfer flavoprotein subunit beta/FixA family protein — protein MNIVVCVKAVVNNRQMSSQSLYKLPGIFINPYDIKAVHTALNLKEKHGGRVTVISMAPLAAKNVLKKAKYLGVDEVILLSDNAFAGSDTYATAKIISHALNKNLIYDLIICGEKTLDGETGQVGGSIAASLNLPYIPYVKMIKDISSKNITVIKKSDYGDVVLEAQLPVVITVKKDICEPKYISLRELVKYKDYEPKVWNNKDLSLEIDSIGLYGSPTQVVATYKPVYSSKCQFITEREIIEILK, from the coding sequence ATGAATATTGTGGTATGTGTAAAAGCAGTGGTTAATAATAGGCAAATGAGTTCTCAAAGCCTATATAAGTTACCAGGTATATTTATTAATCCTTACGATATTAAGGCAGTTCATACAGCACTTAATTTAAAGGAAAAGCATGGTGGCAGAGTTACTGTGATCTCAATGGCACCATTGGCAGCTAAGAATGTATTAAAAAAGGCAAAATATCTGGGAGTTGATGAGGTAATACTGCTTAGTGACAATGCTTTTGCTGGTTCAGATACTTATGCTACAGCTAAAATAATATCTCATGCTTTAAACAAAAACTTGATATATGATTTAATAATTTGCGGAGAAAAAACTTTAGATGGTGAGACTGGCCAGGTAGGAGGTTCTATTGCTGCAAGTCTCAATCTTCCATATATTCCATATGTTAAAATGATTAAGGATATAAGTAGTAAAAATATAACAGTTATCAAAAAATCAGATTATGGAGATGTTGTACTGGAGGCTCAACTTCCAGTGGTTATTACTGTTAAAAAAGATATTTGTGAACCTAAGTACATATCATTGAGGGAATTGGTAAAATATAAGGACTATGAACCCAAAGTATGGAATAATAAGGATTTAAGTCTTGAAATAGATAGCATAGGGTTATATGGTTCTCCAACACAAGTTGTGGCTACATATAAACCAGTTTATTCATCTAAATGCCAATTCATTACTGAAAGAGAAATCATAGAAATACTTAAATAG
- a CDS encoding thiamine pyrophosphate-binding protein — MTFSGGELLVQAIKEQGIDVAFGLVGNQISPILVHMKKYGLKFIGVRHEQAAVHMADGWAQIKRQCGIAMVSGGPGFSNSINGIVKAYMAETPILIIVGSVVTEQKDKGALQDMDQLSMVRQYCKWCATVHDTKRIKEYIARGIEVAYKGRRGPVVLEIPISILRREIESPESIQCIRNYENYLVNYVPSEAFAEVVDVLANADKPIVLVGDEAYYSKAEVLLNEFVEIAKIPVFTINKARGLISDDKSYCYGLGRVLEAGPQIYALSQADTILCIGVNKDYQMSSFDKPVFNENQTFIFITESNDKYTYINCKKFLEIVGSINVCLKGLIDAYKEKNIAMNKSQWVKVLDENTEKFWTELYKENYSETSLINPMKLIQGIQAEIEKDTIIVLDGSNAMFWGSLLFKATEIGQIIIAPDGTHGSMGCGLPLALGAKVAAPEKRVLLYTGDGSIGFNMMEIDTSIKYEIPITIVIHNDAAWGLCKTTQEVLYNDVYAADIGMVYYDKVTEALGGHGFLLEKQEDMLEILNKAMKLEKTVCINAMVDKNSYSPGLKWFNEVLRSMK, encoded by the coding sequence ATGACTTTCAGTGGTGGAGAACTACTGGTGCAGGCAATTAAAGAGCAAGGAATAGATGTTGCATTTGGACTAGTTGGAAATCAAATATCACCAATATTAGTTCATATGAAAAAATATGGTTTGAAATTTATCGGTGTACGACACGAACAGGCCGCTGTACATATGGCTGACGGATGGGCACAGATCAAAAGACAGTGCGGGATAGCTATGGTTTCTGGCGGACCAGGATTTAGTAACTCGATAAACGGTATAGTTAAAGCATATATGGCTGAAACACCGATTCTGATTATAGTAGGTAGCGTTGTTACTGAGCAAAAAGATAAAGGTGCACTTCAGGACATGGATCAGTTATCAATGGTCAGACAATACTGTAAATGGTGTGCAACGGTGCATGATACAAAAAGAATAAAAGAGTATATAGCAAGAGGAATTGAGGTTGCATACAAAGGTAGGCGTGGCCCTGTGGTACTTGAAATACCAATAAGCATACTAAGAAGAGAGATTGAGTCGCCGGAAAGCATTCAGTGTATTAGAAATTATGAAAATTACTTAGTAAATTATGTTCCGAGTGAAGCATTTGCTGAAGTTGTAGATGTTTTAGCAAATGCAGACAAACCTATTGTTTTGGTTGGGGACGAGGCATACTATTCTAAAGCCGAGGTTTTATTGAATGAATTTGTCGAGATTGCAAAAATACCTGTTTTTACAATAAATAAAGCTAGAGGATTGATATCAGATGACAAAAGCTATTGTTATGGTTTAGGCCGTGTTCTTGAAGCAGGACCGCAAATTTATGCACTTTCACAAGCTGATACGATACTTTGTATTGGTGTCAATAAGGATTATCAGATGTCAAGCTTTGATAAACCAGTGTTTAATGAAAACCAAACATTCATTTTTATCACAGAAAGTAATGATAAGTATACCTATATTAATTGCAAAAAGTTCTTAGAGATAGTGGGAAGTATTAATGTATGTTTAAAGGGGTTAATAGATGCTTATAAAGAAAAAAATATAGCTATGAACAAAAGTCAGTGGGTTAAAGTATTAGACGAAAATACAGAGAAGTTCTGGACAGAACTGTATAAAGAGAATTATAGTGAGACAAGCTTGATTAATCCTATGAAACTAATACAAGGTATACAGGCAGAAATAGAGAAAGATACTATAATAGTATTAGATGGATCTAATGCTATGTTCTGGGGTAGTCTACTCTTTAAAGCAACGGAAATAGGACAGATAATAATAGCACCTGATGGTACACATGGGTCTATGGGATGCGGACTTCCTTTAGCATTAGGTGCAAAAGTAGCAGCACCTGAAAAGAGAGTACTTTTATATACAGGCGATGGTTCAATAGGATTTAATATGATGGAAATAGATACTTCGATTAAATATGAAATACCAATAACTATTGTAATACATAATGATGCTGCATGGGGATTGTGCAAAACAACTCAAGAAGTTTTGTATAATGATGTATATGCTGCTGATATTGGGATGGTATATTATGACAAGGTGACGGAAGCTTTAGGTGGACATGGATTTTTGCTGGAAAAACAAGAAGATATGCTGGAAATACTTAATAAGGCTATGAAGCTAGAGAAGACTGTATGTATAAATGCTATGGTCGATAAGAACTCTTATAGTCCGGGACTTAAATGGTTTAATGAAGTATTGAGGTCTATGAAATAA
- a CDS encoding acyl-CoA dehydrogenase family protein: MYLFNDFQNEIKESIDDFILNVIEKQNSNDINKKTFLYEVLEQLGSLGYKGLMVSEEFGGVGLDAVSALLIISRIAYSDPSLAHVLETINFGFCYPIYLLGTQEQKELFLSNTLRENYIGTLAVNEPEKEIKTIAHKDGDYYILNGIKNMITCAGTAQYALVNALVDNNNTFFIVDLKNTDGIVIGKTEETMGLESMAVSEIYLEDAKVHKDNILLGIGKGLEVILKSMELMRICNSAVALGIAQRAFNEAVEYSKVRIINGQPLFEMQSVKYDLAEIKANLEMMETLVYYTGNIYSENVEGKILHSSISKLIVTEKAKEICDKCLQYFGGYGYVKGVKVEKLYRDIRIMTILGGVSEVMKWSISRFI, encoded by the coding sequence ATGTATTTATTTAATGATTTTCAAAATGAGATAAAAGAATCGATAGATGACTTTATTCTGAATGTCATAGAAAAGCAGAACAGTAATGATATAAATAAAAAAACATTTTTATATGAAGTTTTGGAACAGCTTGGAAGCCTTGGATATAAAGGACTTATGGTGTCAGAAGAGTTTGGCGGTGTTGGATTGGATGCGGTTTCCGCCTTGCTGATAATAAGCAGAATTGCATATTCAGATCCGTCATTGGCGCATGTACTTGAAACGATTAATTTCGGATTCTGCTATCCCATATATTTGCTTGGCACTCAAGAACAAAAGGAATTGTTCTTAAGTAATACTTTAAGAGAAAATTATATAGGTACACTTGCAGTCAATGAACCGGAAAAAGAAATAAAAACTATTGCACATAAAGATGGTGATTATTATATATTAAATGGAATAAAAAACATGATAACATGTGCAGGTACTGCCCAATATGCCCTTGTTAATGCTCTAGTTGACAATAATAATACATTCTTCATTGTAGATTTAAAGAATACCGATGGCATCGTAATAGGTAAGACAGAAGAAACTATGGGATTAGAGTCTATGGCTGTTTCAGAAATTTATCTAGAGGATGCTAAAGTACATAAAGATAATATCCTATTGGGTATTGGTAAAGGTCTTGAAGTAATTTTGAAAAGTATGGAGTTGATGAGAATCTGTAACAGTGCCGTTGCATTAGGGATTGCTCAAAGAGCCTTCAATGAAGCTGTTGAATATAGTAAAGTCAGAATTATTAATGGGCAGCCTTTATTTGAAATGCAATCGGTAAAATATGATTTAGCAGAAATAAAAGCAAATTTAGAGATGATGGAAACATTGGTATATTACACTGGAAACATATACAGCGAAAATGTTGAGGGTAAGATACTGCATTCTTCAATATCAAAACTAATTGTTACTGAAAAAGCAAAAGAGATATGCGATAAATGCCTGCAATATTTTGGTGGATATGGGTATGTAAAAGGAGTGAAAGTTGAAAAGCTTTATAGGGATATAAGAATAATGACTATTTTAGGTGGTGTTTCAGAGGTAATGAAGTGGTCTATCTCAAGATTTATATAG